A window of the Corallococcus exiguus genome harbors these coding sequences:
- a CDS encoding 2Fe-2S iron-sulfur cluster-binding protein, which yields MRRLPDATPRGRAITVDLEGESIPAIEGEPVACSLIAAGENVLSRSVKYHRPRGPYCFAAACSHCLMRVDGLPNVYTCRTPAKEGMRLERQNAYPSAKVDIFETIDWFFPKRLDHHEMFAGVPVAEDVMARVARQLAGLGLLPKQAGPEPLPPRTFHTSVAVVGGGAAGLEAARVLAGQGVPFLLFERDANLGGRLAHGAPEDNAPFVPEATAFPQGSVVRNATVIGLYDDEHGRYLAVASQEAANLRLLKVYAKRFLLTVGGHPPTLPFENNDLPGVIAGRAASLLLRKHDVAPQVATLVGHGPELHALAHLFTQRGVEVVAVVDLKGPLPANAHPKAVMGDGLKAHGLRGVTALSFTPQGGRKQKVSCDAVVVSVPVTPGFELARQGGAKVEFDADAGHFRVDADADGRTQAADVFVAGDVAKVGTAKDAAAMGARAAQALMGGLS from the coding sequence ATGCGACGCCTCCCAGACGCAACCCCGCGCGGCAGGGCCATCACCGTGGACCTCGAGGGCGAGAGCATCCCCGCCATCGAAGGCGAGCCGGTGGCGTGCTCCCTCATCGCCGCGGGCGAGAACGTCCTCTCCCGCTCCGTGAAGTACCACCGCCCGCGCGGGCCGTACTGCTTCGCCGCGGCCTGCTCGCACTGCCTCATGCGCGTGGACGGGCTGCCCAACGTCTACACCTGCCGCACCCCCGCGAAGGAGGGCATGCGGCTGGAGCGGCAGAACGCGTACCCGTCCGCGAAGGTGGACATCTTCGAGACCATCGACTGGTTCTTCCCCAAGCGCCTGGACCATCACGAGATGTTCGCGGGCGTGCCGGTGGCGGAGGACGTGATGGCGCGCGTGGCCCGGCAGCTGGCCGGCCTGGGCCTGTTGCCCAAGCAGGCGGGCCCGGAGCCCCTGCCCCCTCGCACCTTCCACACCTCCGTCGCGGTGGTGGGCGGCGGCGCGGCGGGCCTGGAGGCGGCGCGGGTGCTCGCCGGACAGGGCGTGCCCTTCCTGCTCTTCGAGCGCGACGCGAACCTGGGCGGACGTCTGGCCCACGGCGCCCCGGAGGACAACGCGCCCTTCGTGCCGGAGGCCACAGCGTTCCCGCAGGGCAGCGTGGTGCGCAACGCCACCGTCATTGGCCTGTATGACGACGAGCACGGCCGCTACCTGGCGGTGGCGTCGCAAGAAGCGGCGAACCTGCGGCTGCTCAAGGTCTACGCGAAGCGCTTCCTGCTCACGGTGGGCGGCCATCCCCCCACCCTCCCCTTCGAGAACAACGACCTGCCCGGCGTCATCGCGGGCCGCGCGGCCAGCCTGCTCCTGCGAAAGCACGACGTGGCGCCCCAGGTGGCGACGCTGGTGGGCCACGGCCCGGAGCTGCACGCGCTGGCGCACCTGTTCACCCAGCGCGGCGTGGAGGTGGTGGCGGTGGTGGACCTGAAGGGCCCGCTGCCCGCGAACGCGCACCCGAAGGCCGTCATGGGTGACGGGCTCAAGGCCCACGGCCTGCGAGGCGTGACGGCGCTGAGCTTCACGCCCCAGGGCGGGCGCAAGCAGAAGGTGTCGTGCGACGCGGTGGTGGTGTCCGTGCCGGTGACGCCGGGCTTCGAGCTGGCGCGCCAGGGCGGCGCGAAGGTGGAGTTCGACGCGGACGCGGGCCACTTCCGGGTCGACGCGGACGCGGACGGGCGCACGCAGGCGGCGGACGTGTTCGTCGCGGGCGACGTGGCGAAGGTCGGCACGGCGAAGGACGCCGCGGCCATGGGCGCACGCGCGGCGCAGGCACTGATGGGAGGGCTGTCATGA
- a CDS encoding bactofilin family protein codes for MKILPRLLLPTLLLGAPVALAEGAPAPAAAATAPARTIDVSFRGSLRDALKTIAEKGGLNLVVTGDLDTPAEVRLRGISAEQALRTVARAYSLHLEQDGSIFTLRPLTAKEKESGVGPTANAPTPPVAPPVIAASPPAPPAPPAPPTLDEDATPEEAREAREEAREEARRARDEAKQAAKEEAEAAKQRIREEIRSFRDSFKHKKGKRGARDVVARGQNLEVKEGESVESAVVYGGNLIVKGTVEDDAVAFGGNLEIQGHVEGDAHAFGGNVILGPNAQVEGDVSAFGGQVQKADGAIVEGSLESFGGAGLGRMVAGEIKRGMQDGQNHDASVDHDDDDDHDGRGGGLASFILQFALLFGLGFLGQMFFPARMKELGDEIRANPARNFWVGIVGALALIPLTIVLCITLIGIPVAFALLVASMLGTALGYAAIASEVGTRLPVMRGRKTQAVVLALGLGLILLISHIPVVGVLLNLILNPLAFGAVIRTRFGYRGRGMPEPIFPRSEHPV; via the coding sequence ATGAAGATCCTCCCCCGCCTGTTGCTTCCGACCCTCCTCCTCGGCGCCCCCGTGGCGCTCGCGGAAGGCGCCCCGGCCCCCGCCGCTGCCGCCACCGCGCCGGCCCGCACCATCGACGTGAGCTTCCGCGGTTCGCTGCGGGACGCGCTCAAGACCATCGCGGAGAAGGGCGGCCTGAACCTGGTCGTCACCGGCGACCTGGACACCCCCGCCGAAGTGCGGCTGCGCGGCATCAGCGCCGAGCAGGCCCTGCGCACCGTGGCCCGCGCCTACTCGCTCCACCTGGAGCAGGACGGCTCCATCTTCACGCTGCGCCCGCTGACCGCGAAGGAGAAGGAGTCCGGCGTAGGCCCCACGGCCAACGCCCCCACGCCGCCCGTCGCTCCGCCCGTCATCGCCGCCAGCCCGCCCGCGCCGCCGGCGCCTCCCGCTCCGCCCACCCTGGACGAGGACGCGACGCCGGAGGAGGCCCGCGAGGCACGTGAGGAAGCCCGCGAAGAGGCGAGGCGCGCTCGCGATGAGGCCAAGCAGGCCGCGAAGGAAGAGGCCGAAGCCGCCAAGCAGCGCATCCGCGAGGAGATCCGCAGCTTCCGCGACAGCTTCAAGCACAAGAAGGGCAAGCGCGGCGCCCGGGACGTGGTGGCGCGCGGACAGAACCTAGAGGTGAAGGAGGGCGAGTCCGTGGAGAGCGCCGTCGTGTACGGCGGCAACCTCATCGTGAAGGGCACCGTGGAGGACGACGCGGTCGCCTTCGGCGGCAACCTGGAGATCCAGGGCCACGTGGAGGGAGACGCGCACGCCTTCGGCGGCAACGTCATCCTGGGGCCCAACGCGCAGGTGGAGGGCGACGTGTCCGCCTTTGGCGGGCAGGTGCAGAAGGCGGACGGCGCCATCGTGGAGGGCAGCCTGGAGTCCTTCGGCGGCGCGGGCCTGGGCCGCATGGTGGCCGGTGAGATCAAGCGCGGCATGCAGGACGGGCAGAACCACGACGCGTCGGTGGACCACGACGACGATGACGACCACGACGGCCGCGGCGGGGGCCTGGCGTCCTTCATCCTCCAGTTCGCGCTCCTCTTCGGCCTGGGCTTCCTGGGGCAGATGTTCTTCCCGGCGCGCATGAAGGAGCTGGGCGATGAGATCCGCGCCAACCCCGCCCGCAACTTCTGGGTGGGCATCGTGGGTGCGCTGGCCCTCATCCCGCTGACCATCGTCCTGTGCATCACGCTCATCGGCATCCCGGTGGCGTTCGCCCTCCTGGTCGCCTCCATGCTGGGCACGGCGTTGGGCTACGCGGCCATCGCCAGCGAGGTGGGCACGCGGTTGCCGGTGATGCGCGGCCGCAAGACGCAGGCGGTGGTGCTCGCCCTGGGCCTGGGCCTCATCCTGCTCATCAGCCACATCCCGGTGGTGGGCGTGCTGCTCAACCTCATCCTCAACCCGCTGGCCTTCGGCGCGGTCATCCGCACCCGGTTCGGCTACCGCGGCCGGGGCATGCCGGAGCCCATCTTCCCCCGGAGCGAGCACCCGGTTTGA
- a CDS encoding RNA polymerase sigma factor gives MLMAEDAAPLPWKADVQAARKGDPSAFEALVRSVQRPVYGLALRLLQSDAEAAEVAQEALLRAYQNLHRYDDSRPFDLWVLAITRNLCLDLLRRRTKVRTEELEPMKEVLPSNDVSQEDGAIAREERQSLEAAMETLSVDDREVLALYYVQKRTTKEIAQIMGCAPGTIMARLFRAREKLRKKMAPAEEETR, from the coding sequence ATGCTGATGGCTGAGGACGCCGCCCCGCTCCCCTGGAAGGCGGACGTGCAGGCCGCCCGCAAGGGGGACCCGTCCGCTTTCGAAGCGCTCGTTCGCAGCGTGCAGCGCCCGGTGTACGGCCTGGCGCTGCGCCTCTTGCAGAGCGACGCGGAGGCCGCCGAGGTCGCGCAGGAGGCCCTTCTCCGCGCGTACCAGAACCTCCACCGGTATGACGACTCGCGCCCGTTCGACCTCTGGGTGCTCGCCATCACCCGCAACCTCTGCCTGGACCTGCTCCGCCGCCGCACCAAGGTGCGCACGGAGGAGCTGGAGCCCATGAAGGAGGTGCTCCCCAGCAACGATGTGTCCCAGGAGGACGGGGCCATCGCGCGTGAGGAGCGGCAGTCACTGGAGGCCGCCATGGAGACGCTCTCCGTGGACGACCGTGAAGTGCTGGCCCTCTATTACGTCCAGAAGCGCACCACGAAGGAGATCGCGCAGATCATGGGCTGCGCGCCCGGGACCATCATGGCCCGCCTGTTCCGAGCCCGTGAAAAGCTGCGCAAGAAGATGGCGCCCGCCGAGGAGGAGACGCGATGA
- the truD gene encoding tRNA pseudouridine(13) synthase TruD, whose protein sequence is MRIKQKPEDFSVKESYRFDEVASGKHRVYLMDKQKLSTFDAVNRIRDAFGLKPGAISYCGLKDKQGRTEQIIAVDSADVDMQEPDLRLKFLGRTDKPLSARNITSNRFSVTVRALTRDSLAPLNLAAAEVNRLGVVNYFDSQRFGALKHGQGFIAKDLIRGDFEAALHNYFARPSDLDRTEDAKVKGFWRDNWGKWDARVPFEGAKKYHRILRSLREHPGDWLRAFLQIDSDYRAMILFEYQSFLWNEGVRRYLQLMLPREAMFPMRYQAGTLLHFRDATPDVLHTLREKTFPLVGPDSTFEDPKVAEAMAWVLGKEKLKLADLRIKGAERMLYFKGEERPLVMFPHKLVVGRTQNDDVNRGDIKVNVAFTLPPGAYATLVIKRLFHFEYTEDSKEDIRTSQRPRLVTTERDEVRVEEARSVARASEGPSRHRTLADRATPRTTRPATSERPATSERPARPGTSRRDDRAAPPAKDARPPSRIGRPARKPREELPDLDEVKAAPSPAPEPEIPLGFRAKQKQRKQVKAESRAEKAEKQRLAAAKSAKKQKRK, encoded by the coding sequence GTGCGAATCAAGCAAAAACCCGAGGACTTCTCCGTGAAGGAGTCCTACCGCTTCGACGAAGTCGCCAGCGGAAAGCATCGCGTCTACCTGATGGACAAGCAGAAGCTGTCCACCTTTGACGCAGTCAACCGAATCCGTGACGCGTTCGGCCTCAAGCCCGGCGCCATCAGCTATTGCGGCCTGAAGGACAAGCAGGGCCGCACCGAGCAGATCATCGCCGTGGACAGCGCGGACGTGGACATGCAGGAGCCCGATCTGCGCCTGAAGTTCCTGGGCCGGACGGACAAGCCGCTGTCCGCGAGGAACATCACCTCCAACCGCTTCTCCGTCACCGTGCGTGCCCTCACGCGTGACTCGCTTGCGCCGCTGAACCTGGCCGCCGCGGAGGTGAACCGGCTGGGAGTGGTGAACTACTTCGACAGCCAGCGCTTCGGCGCGCTCAAGCACGGCCAGGGCTTCATCGCCAAGGACCTCATCCGAGGCGACTTCGAGGCCGCGCTGCACAACTACTTCGCCCGCCCCTCGGACCTGGACCGCACCGAGGACGCCAAGGTGAAGGGCTTCTGGCGCGACAACTGGGGCAAGTGGGACGCGCGCGTGCCCTTCGAGGGCGCGAAGAAGTACCACCGCATCCTGCGCTCCCTGCGTGAGCACCCGGGCGACTGGCTCCGCGCGTTCCTGCAGATCGACTCGGACTACCGGGCGATGATCCTCTTCGAGTACCAGAGCTTCCTCTGGAACGAGGGCGTCCGCCGCTACCTCCAGCTGATGCTGCCGCGCGAAGCCATGTTCCCCATGCGCTACCAGGCCGGCACGCTGCTGCACTTCCGGGACGCGACCCCGGACGTGCTGCACACGCTGCGCGAGAAGACCTTCCCGCTCGTGGGGCCGGACTCCACCTTCGAGGATCCGAAGGTGGCGGAGGCCATGGCGTGGGTGCTGGGCAAGGAGAAGCTCAAGCTCGCCGACCTGCGCATCAAGGGCGCGGAGCGGATGCTCTACTTCAAGGGTGAGGAGCGCCCGCTGGTGATGTTCCCGCACAAGCTCGTCGTGGGCCGCACGCAGAACGACGACGTGAACCGCGGCGACATCAAGGTCAACGTGGCCTTCACGCTGCCCCCGGGCGCGTACGCCACGCTGGTCATCAAGCGCCTGTTCCACTTCGAGTACACGGAGGACTCGAAGGAGGACATCCGCACCTCGCAGCGCCCGCGGCTCGTCACCACCGAGCGCGACGAGGTCCGGGTGGAAGAGGCCCGGAGTGTCGCGCGTGCCTCGGAAGGACCTTCCCGCCACCGCACCCTGGCGGACCGGGCCACCCCGCGCACCACGCGTCCGGCCACGTCCGAGCGTCCGGCCACGTCCGAGCGCCCCGCCCGTCCGGGCACCTCCCGTCGCGACGACCGGGCCGCACCGCCCGCGAAGGACGCCCGTCCCCCCAGCCGCATCGGCCGTCCTGCCCGCAAGCCCCGCGAGGAGCTGCCGGACCTGGATGAGGTCAAGGCCGCCCCCTCGCCTGCTCCCGAGCCGGAGATTCCGTTGGGCTTCCGGGCGAAGCAGAAGCAGCGCAAGCAGGTGAAGGCCGAAAGCCGGGCGGAAAAGGCCGAAAAGCAGCGCCTTGCCGCCGCCAAGTCCGCGAAAAAACAGAAGCGGAAGTGA
- a CDS encoding adenylate/guanylate cyclase domain-containing protein, translating into MNQAPAPFPPRSGSHPRGPHLTGRFADGSLGEFPLGPTTSLGRHPSNTLRLVDREVSKEHATIEKVGRDFVLRDLNSSNGTFVNGRRVTGEMRLKDGDEIALGSSRLVFHSGEALPGGSNPPTLPGVTVVANAVSMPAFLAQMDQVPQNFRPADQVTDTAALRRDYEKLRIVHEFHRQVSLKGTQDDLFEQILKVAFELLAADHGVILKVGPQGEFIPAAVHHRQGKQVNVMLSDTVLKRVVETGKAVLTADAIIDERFSAAESIVAQGIRSAMAVPLLVNGDIMAVLFLDSRQQINAFSEKDLTILSGIAAQAGIALENAALAEQIRNEAVTRAELSRFLSKAVADAVINGGTEDLRQSRLAEVSCLFADIRGFTTLAESDSPQEVVSMLNSFFTAMADVVFRYEGNLDKFIGDCVMAVWGPPSSHPDDPARALRAALEMQDAVTELNRQRVLDGKKPIEVGIGVNTGQAVVGYMGSAERHEFTAIGDTVNTASRLCGIAKSGEVLASEATVRKSGPGFDVEELPVLQQVKGKEKGVQTFRVHGAELTTSTSRKVR; encoded by the coding sequence GTGAACCAGGCACCCGCCCCATTCCCGCCCAGGTCCGGGTCGCACCCGCGCGGGCCGCACCTGACGGGGCGGTTCGCGGACGGGTCGCTGGGGGAGTTTCCCCTGGGCCCCACCACGTCGCTCGGCCGCCATCCCTCCAACACGCTGCGGCTGGTGGACCGAGAGGTCTCCAAGGAGCACGCCACCATCGAGAAGGTGGGGCGCGACTTCGTGCTGCGCGACCTGAACTCGTCCAACGGCACCTTCGTCAACGGGCGCCGGGTGACGGGGGAGATGCGCCTGAAGGACGGGGATGAGATCGCCCTGGGCTCCTCCAGGCTCGTCTTCCACAGCGGCGAGGCCCTGCCCGGCGGAAGCAACCCGCCCACGCTGCCGGGCGTGACGGTGGTGGCCAACGCCGTCTCCATGCCGGCCTTCCTGGCGCAGATGGACCAGGTGCCGCAGAACTTCCGTCCGGCCGACCAGGTGACGGACACCGCCGCGCTGCGCCGGGACTACGAGAAGCTGCGCATCGTCCACGAGTTCCACCGGCAGGTGAGCCTCAAGGGCACGCAGGACGACCTGTTCGAGCAGATTCTCAAGGTGGCCTTCGAGCTGCTCGCGGCCGACCACGGCGTCATCCTGAAGGTGGGTCCGCAGGGGGAGTTCATCCCTGCCGCGGTGCACCACCGGCAGGGCAAGCAGGTGAACGTCATGCTGTCGGACACCGTGCTCAAGCGCGTGGTGGAGACGGGCAAGGCGGTGCTCACCGCGGACGCCATCATCGACGAGCGCTTCTCCGCCGCGGAGAGCATCGTGGCGCAGGGCATCCGGTCCGCCATGGCGGTGCCGCTGCTCGTCAACGGCGACATCATGGCGGTGCTGTTCCTGGACAGCCGCCAGCAGATCAACGCCTTCTCGGAGAAGGACCTGACCATCCTCTCCGGCATCGCCGCGCAGGCGGGCATCGCGCTGGAGAACGCGGCCCTGGCGGAGCAGATCCGCAACGAGGCGGTGACGCGCGCGGAGCTGTCGCGCTTCCTGTCCAAGGCGGTGGCGGACGCGGTGATCAACGGCGGCACGGAGGACCTGCGCCAGAGCCGGCTCGCGGAAGTGAGCTGCCTGTTCGCGGACATCCGTGGCTTCACCACCCTGGCGGAGAGCGACTCGCCGCAGGAGGTGGTGTCGATGCTCAACAGCTTCTTCACCGCCATGGCGGACGTGGTGTTCCGCTACGAAGGCAACCTGGACAAGTTCATCGGGGACTGCGTGATGGCGGTGTGGGGTCCGCCGTCGTCCCACCCGGATGATCCGGCCCGCGCCTTGCGCGCCGCGCTGGAGATGCAGGACGCCGTCACGGAGCTCAACCGGCAGCGCGTGCTGGATGGCAAGAAGCCCATCGAAGTGGGCATTGGCGTGAACACCGGCCAGGCCGTCGTGGGCTACATGGGCAGCGCGGAGCGGCACGAGTTCACCGCCATCGGCGACACCGTGAACACCGCGTCGCGGCTGTGCGGCATCGCGAAGAGCGGCGAGGTGCTGGCGTCGGAGGCCACGGTGCGCAAGTCCGGGCCGGGCTTCGACGTGGAGGAGTTGCCGGTGCTGCAGCAGGTGAAGGGCAAGGAGAAGGGCGTGCAGACCTTCCGCGTCCACGGCGCGGAGCTGACCACTTCCACCTCCCGCAAGGTGCGCTGA
- a CDS encoding serine/threonine-protein kinase has translation MTTTQSCPNCGTVHDTRVYVSGQKVTCRCGIRFEVRRADVSGIHRPAEPSGIRPADKVHDEAGNAVTFTPRTADEPPESTSPSAAPGVGAGREDSVGQEMRAGSVPGGNEMNIPRPDGVGKADEGEVPAGAVSASVEGRDAPLSGVALPATGPVAAEAVGATLVRPESLGVKAPRAPLNTGIRDIETAETILTGAKPELPGLELLEVLGRGGMGEVWLARQRSLGRTVAVKMLPPRLAKDEEFVSRFDKEATALAALSHPNIVQIIDRGVQGEHYYFVMEYVEGQSLRHALSGRDPISPAQSLKVLLQVARAVECAHAKNIIHRDLKPENILLDGRLHAKVADFGLAGIREPDSEKQLTATAVAMGTLNYMAPEQRRDAKNVDGRADLFSLGVMMYEALTGELPVGRFKLPSERVGGLDPRLDPVVERLLETDREARYATATEVCEALEELVTASSSPHVVAPASALARARTSHVAPMKSPTAAESAVLDTIHAGWGRVRTGLSVVGGLAVLGLAVRAFVGPVSLRLGDEEYGLGRPKPPPLTELHFPANTEGEVFSGLRLTPPEAGSASSTLELGFGPGEEEINVHSGTWTMDQGELRVVQAGREADGKLVPRAYLAHRYFTSDDFTAEVLMDVNPLGKQWSVEEDGQHFGELAFRIRDVQVSVFAIPDAGMRLSWRYFSPEDGHEVVGNSAEDTKNLVQDEMPVPKQGPFLVKLQLKRQKSGVRVDAFLNKKLFASKVLPGFEGRVGKLALGCRNLECIFDDLKVVGPLQERPVRRVPGE, from the coding sequence ATGACGACGACCCAGTCGTGCCCCAACTGCGGCACGGTGCACGACACCCGGGTGTACGTGAGCGGCCAGAAGGTGACGTGCCGCTGCGGCATCCGGTTCGAGGTGCGGCGCGCGGACGTGTCCGGCATCCACCGCCCGGCCGAGCCGTCGGGCATCCGTCCGGCCGACAAGGTCCACGACGAAGCAGGCAACGCGGTGACGTTCACGCCGCGCACGGCGGATGAACCGCCAGAATCGACTTCACCTTCCGCCGCTCCGGGTGTTGGCGCGGGCCGGGAGGACTCGGTGGGACAGGAGATGAGGGCCGGCTCCGTCCCAGGGGGCAACGAGATGAACATCCCGCGACCGGATGGCGTGGGGAAGGCGGACGAGGGCGAGGTTCCCGCGGGGGCGGTGTCTGCCTCCGTCGAGGGCCGCGACGCGCCTTTGTCTGGAGTGGCATTGCCCGCGACGGGCCCGGTGGCCGCGGAGGCGGTCGGGGCCACGCTGGTGCGCCCGGAGTCGCTGGGGGTGAAGGCCCCGCGCGCGCCCCTGAACACGGGCATCCGCGACATCGAGACCGCGGAAACGATTCTGACGGGCGCGAAGCCCGAGCTTCCGGGCCTGGAGCTCCTGGAGGTGCTGGGGCGCGGCGGCATGGGCGAGGTGTGGCTCGCGCGCCAGCGCTCCCTGGGCCGCACGGTGGCGGTGAAGATGCTGCCGCCCCGGCTGGCGAAGGACGAGGAGTTCGTGTCGCGCTTCGACAAGGAGGCGACCGCGCTCGCGGCCCTGAGCCACCCGAACATCGTGCAGATCATCGACCGGGGCGTGCAGGGCGAGCACTACTACTTCGTCATGGAGTACGTGGAGGGCCAGTCGCTGCGCCACGCGCTGAGCGGCAGGGACCCGATTTCGCCCGCGCAGTCGCTGAAGGTGCTGCTCCAGGTGGCGCGCGCCGTGGAGTGCGCGCACGCCAAGAACATCATCCACCGCGACCTCAAGCCGGAGAACATCCTGCTGGATGGGCGGCTGCACGCGAAGGTGGCGGACTTCGGCCTGGCGGGCATCCGCGAGCCGGATTCGGAGAAGCAGCTCACCGCGACCGCGGTGGCCATGGGTACGCTCAACTACATGGCCCCGGAGCAGCGCCGGGACGCGAAGAACGTGGACGGGAGAGCGGACCTCTTCTCCCTGGGCGTGATGATGTACGAGGCGCTCACGGGCGAGCTGCCCGTGGGCCGCTTCAAGCTGCCGTCCGAGCGCGTGGGAGGCCTGGATCCGCGCCTGGATCCGGTGGTGGAGCGCCTGCTGGAGACGGACCGCGAGGCCCGCTACGCCACCGCCACGGAGGTGTGCGAGGCGCTGGAAGAGCTGGTGACGGCCTCGTCGTCGCCGCACGTGGTGGCGCCCGCGTCGGCGCTGGCGCGTGCGCGGACCTCGCACGTGGCTCCGATGAAGTCCCCGACGGCCGCCGAGTCCGCCGTGCTGGACACGATCCACGCGGGCTGGGGCCGGGTGCGCACCGGCCTGTCCGTGGTGGGCGGCCTGGCCGTGCTGGGCCTGGCGGTGCGCGCCTTCGTGGGGCCGGTGAGCCTGCGCCTGGGCGACGAGGAGTACGGCCTTGGCCGCCCGAAGCCGCCCCCGCTCACGGAGCTGCACTTCCCGGCCAACACGGAAGGGGAGGTGTTCTCCGGCCTGAGGCTCACGCCGCCCGAGGCCGGCTCGGCCAGCTCCACCCTGGAGCTGGGCTTCGGGCCGGGCGAGGAGGAGATCAACGTCCACAGCGGCACGTGGACGATGGACCAGGGGGAGCTGCGCGTCGTGCAGGCCGGCCGCGAGGCGGACGGCAAGCTGGTGCCGCGCGCGTACCTGGCGCACCGCTACTTCACGAGCGACGACTTCACGGCCGAAGTGCTGATGGACGTGAACCCGCTGGGGAAGCAGTGGTCGGTGGAGGAGGACGGGCAGCACTTCGGCGAGCTGGCGTTCCGCATCCGCGACGTGCAGGTGTCCGTCTTCGCCATCCCCGACGCGGGCATGCGCCTGTCGTGGCGCTACTTCTCCCCGGAAGACGGGCATGAAGTGGTGGGCAACAGCGCCGAGGACACCAAGAACCTGGTCCAGGACGAGATGCCGGTGCCGAAGCAGGGCCCCTTCCTGGTGAAGCTCCAGCTCAAGCGGCAGAAGAGCGGCGTGCGGGTGGACGCCTTCCTCAACAAGAAGCTCTTCGCCTCCAAGGTGCTGCCGGGCTTCGAGGGCCGCGTGGGCAAGCTGGCGCTGGGCTGCCGCAACCTCGAGTGCATCTTCGATGACCTGAAGGTCGTGGGGCCGCTGCAGGAGCGCCCCGTGCGCCGCGTCCCCGGCGAGTAG
- a CDS encoding DUF4215 domain-containing protein, whose protein sequence is MLKHSPLLPRLASVLLASLLLTLTACPGDEGSDEDGGTNITDGGQSDAGPDGGDPTKQPDGGTYDPGPQVCGDGKVQKGEACDDSNTVSGDGCTFDCKEVEVGFECPVSGRPCIVATACGNGIVEEGEVCDDRNNESNDGCKADCSAVETGWSCPFQGQRCRAAECGDKIIAGEEECEDGNLIKGDGCSDTCRLEQGYKCDTIGQPCAKTTCGDGKKEGTEQCDDGNHDMGDGCSPLCVLEPRCVNGTCEARCGDGVILPGDTTEQCDDGNTRSNDGCSSDCKLEAGFACFNVKGTLPDVVEIPVVYRDFRGKGQPVGGNYPATIHPDFDDANGAEQGIVGAKFAALGADGKPVYAKEGVSSGTTHGKTAFDQWYRDTANINVTEVGTLKLDKQANNSYVFDDQTFFPLDDSGWVGLGKENRLNDNNGIKRNFSFTSETRYWFEFKGNEVLTFLGDDDVWVFINRKLALDLGGVHGATSGTVSLADAATVSGLGLVKGKIYEVVVFQAERHTSQSSYRLTLNNFETQRTECKSTCGNGTVDQGETCDNGNLNGPGYGKCSLTCIWNARCGDGITQYNFGETCDDGNTNNFDNCPNNCQIDPG, encoded by the coding sequence ATGCTGAAACATTCCCCCCTGCTCCCCCGGCTTGCGAGCGTCCTGCTCGCTTCCCTCCTCCTCACACTGACAGCGTGTCCCGGCGACGAAGGCTCGGACGAAGACGGCGGCACGAACATCACGGACGGGGGCCAGAGCGACGCGGGTCCCGACGGCGGCGACCCCACCAAGCAGCCCGACGGCGGCACGTACGACCCGGGTCCCCAGGTCTGTGGTGACGGCAAGGTCCAGAAGGGCGAGGCCTGTGACGACAGCAACACCGTGAGCGGCGACGGCTGCACGTTCGACTGCAAGGAGGTCGAGGTCGGCTTCGAGTGTCCCGTGTCGGGCCGGCCCTGCATCGTGGCGACGGCGTGCGGCAACGGCATCGTCGAGGAAGGCGAGGTGTGCGACGACCGCAACAACGAGTCCAACGACGGCTGCAAGGCGGACTGCTCCGCCGTGGAGACCGGCTGGTCCTGCCCCTTCCAGGGACAGCGCTGCCGCGCCGCCGAGTGCGGTGACAAGATCATCGCTGGCGAGGAGGAGTGCGAGGACGGCAACCTCATCAAGGGCGACGGCTGCAGCGACACCTGCCGCCTGGAGCAGGGCTACAAGTGCGACACCATCGGGCAGCCGTGCGCGAAGACGACCTGCGGCGACGGCAAGAAGGAAGGCACCGAGCAGTGCGACGACGGCAACCACGACATGGGCGACGGCTGCTCGCCGCTGTGCGTGCTGGAGCCCCGGTGCGTGAACGGCACCTGCGAGGCCCGCTGCGGCGACGGCGTCATCCTCCCCGGTGACACCACCGAGCAGTGCGACGACGGCAACACCCGCTCCAACGACGGCTGCTCGTCCGACTGCAAGCTGGAGGCGGGCTTCGCCTGCTTCAACGTCAAGGGCACCCTGCCGGACGTGGTGGAGATCCCGGTCGTCTACCGCGACTTCCGCGGCAAGGGTCAGCCCGTCGGTGGCAACTACCCCGCCACCATCCACCCGGACTTCGACGACGCGAACGGCGCGGAGCAGGGCATCGTCGGCGCGAAGTTCGCCGCCCTCGGCGCGGACGGCAAGCCCGTCTATGCGAAGGAGGGCGTGTCCTCCGGCACCACCCACGGCAAGACGGCCTTCGACCAGTGGTACCGCGACACGGCCAACATCAACGTCACCGAGGTCGGCACGCTGAAGCTCGACAAGCAGGCCAACAACTCCTACGTGTTCGACGACCAGACCTTCTTCCCGCTCGACGACAGCGGCTGGGTGGGCCTGGGCAAGGAGAACCGGCTCAACGACAACAACGGCATCAAGCGCAACTTCAGCTTCACCAGCGAGACGCGCTACTGGTTCGAGTTCAAGGGCAACGAGGTGCTGACGTTCCTGGGTGACGACGACGTCTGGGTGTTCATCAACCGCAAGCTCGCCCTGGACCTGGGCGGCGTGCACGGAGCCACCTCCGGCACGGTGTCCCTGGCGGATGCAGCCACCGTGTCCGGCCTGGGCCTGGTGAAGGGCAAGATCTACGAGGTCGTCGTGTTCCAGGCGGAGCGCCACACGTCCCAGTCCTCGTACAGGCTGACCCTGAACAACTTCGAGACCCAGCGCACCGAGTGCAAGTCCACCTGCGGCAACGGTACGGTCGATCAGGGCGAGACGTGCGACAACGGCAACCTCAACGGCCCGGGCTACGGCAAGTGCAGCCTCACCTGCATCTGGAACGCCCGCTGCGGCGACGGCATCACCCAGTACAACTTCGGCGAGACGTGCGACGACGGCAACACCAACAACTTCGACAACTGCCCGAACAACTGCCAGATCGATCCGGGGTAG